One genomic segment of Paenibacillus durus includes these proteins:
- a CDS encoding SpoIIIAH-like family protein: MNGKRQTIWLVSMLSLMVVLSAYYLFTEDSGVSSPKDTAGTIQVDTVKDTAGAALPSTADSGATASEVTPQGGDSAADPNASSDSAAAADPNAAADPNADSNAAADPNAAPSSAEDASSSAPAGTDDGKSAADPAADAGKDQASASAPAASAKPDTASSDSGKDAASADSGVSKDDAAVLNEVASQSTSASSLFTNYLYEREQKNLKEQHDLLAAINDMDKSPADSAAAQEQLHQLEEKESRINGIEEKLQQEYSEAIVKEGSNDSYKVVVLSDKLDVKQAASIIDLVMKELSVSQDKVSVQHVSEQ, translated from the coding sequence ATGAACGGCAAAAGACAAACAATCTGGTTGGTGTCTATGCTCAGCTTAATGGTAGTCCTCTCCGCTTACTATTTGTTCACGGAGGACTCGGGCGTCTCTTCGCCCAAGGATACGGCCGGCACGATTCAGGTGGATACCGTCAAAGATACGGCGGGGGCTGCGCTTCCGTCGACAGCTGACAGCGGCGCGACTGCAAGTGAAGTGACTCCGCAGGGCGGCGATTCGGCCGCTGATCCGAATGCGTCCTCGGATTCGGCCGCGGCCGCCGATCCAAATGCCGCGGCAGACCCGAACGCCGATTCAAATGCCGCGGCAGACCCGAACGCGGCACCAAGCTCAGCGGAAGACGCTTCGAGCTCCGCGCCGGCGGGAACGGATGACGGCAAATCCGCGGCAGACCCGGCAGCGGATGCCGGTAAGGATCAGGCATCCGCCTCGGCTCCCGCCGCTTCCGCGAAACCGGACACGGCCTCATCGGATAGCGGTAAGGATGCCGCATCGGCAGACAGCGGCGTATCGAAGGACGATGCAGCCGTTCTGAATGAAGTCGCATCGCAAAGCACTTCGGCCTCCAGTCTGTTCACCAACTACTTATACGAACGCGAGCAGAAGAACCTGAAAGAACAACATGATCTGCTGGCTGCGATCAATGATATGGACAAATCGCCGGCGGACAGCGCGGCGGCGCAGGAGCAGCTGCATCAGCTGGAAGAGAAGGAATCCAGAATCAACGGAATCGAAGAAAAGCTTCAACAAGAGTACAGCGAAGCAATCGTCAAGGAAGGAAGCAATGATTCCTACAAGGTGGTTGTGCTCAGCGACAAGCTGGATGTGAAACAGGCGGCTTCGATCATCGATCTGGTTATGAAAGAGCTGAGCGTTTCACAGGATAAAGTAAGCGTACAGCATGTATCGGAGCAGTAA
- the folD gene encoding bifunctional methylenetetrahydrofolate dehydrogenase/methenyltetrahydrofolate cyclohydrolase FolD, whose amino-acid sequence MTAAIISGKLVSEEIRVDIAREVEALAARGVKPGLAVVLVGEDPGSQVYVNSKEKTCISLGFHSVVHRLPASTSQEELLSLVDELNHADEIDGILVQLPLPKHINEKAVIDAISVEKDVDGFHPVNVGNLVIGDDSLLPCTPAGVIELIKRTGIDLSGKHAVVIGRSNIVGKPVSLLLQRENATVTMCHSRTSNMAELCRMADVLVVAIGRANFIDASYVKPGAVVIDVGMNRLDNGKLAGDVDYDSAKEVAGYITPVPGGVGPMTITMLMVNTLTAAKRRHGLE is encoded by the coding sequence ATGACAGCAGCAATCATCAGCGGTAAACTGGTTTCCGAAGAGATTCGTGTGGATATTGCCCGGGAGGTTGAGGCACTTGCGGCGCGCGGGGTCAAGCCTGGCTTGGCTGTAGTGCTTGTAGGTGAGGACCCGGGTTCCCAGGTATATGTGAACAGCAAGGAAAAAACCTGTATCAGCCTTGGCTTCCATTCGGTAGTTCATCGGCTGCCCGCTTCGACTTCCCAGGAAGAACTGCTCTCGCTCGTTGACGAGCTGAACCACGCGGACGAGATAGACGGCATTCTGGTGCAGCTTCCGCTGCCGAAGCACATTAATGAAAAAGCTGTGATCGACGCCATCTCCGTAGAGAAGGATGTTGACGGTTTCCATCCGGTTAATGTAGGCAACCTGGTCATCGGCGATGACAGCCTGCTGCCTTGTACGCCTGCGGGCGTAATCGAATTAATCAAGCGTACAGGCATCGACCTTTCCGGCAAGCATGCCGTCGTTATCGGCCGCAGCAATATTGTCGGCAAGCCGGTGTCCCTGCTGCTGCAGCGCGAGAACGCTACGGTCACGATGTGTCATTCCCGCACGAGCAATATGGCCGAGCTATGCCGGATGGCTGATGTGCTGGTGGTGGCGATCGGCCGGGCCAACTTTATCGATGCTTCCTATGTGAAGCCGGGTGCGGTCGTTATCGACGTGGGCATGAACCGGCTTGATAACGGCAAGCTGGCCGGAGACGTTGACTACGACAGCGCGAAGGAAGTTGCAGGCTACATAACGCCGGTTCCTGGCGGCGTAGGGCCGATGACCATTACGATGCTGATGGTCAACACGCTGACCGCGGCGAAGCGCCGCCACGGACTGGAATAG
- a CDS encoding Asp23/Gls24 family envelope stress response protein has translation MSTLPTEFERTEIGEIQIAPEVIEVIAGLATVEVKGVAGMSGGFAGGIVELLGRKNLSKGVKVEVGQREAAVDVSVIIEYGTRLPEVAAEIQRNVKRSIETMTGLTVVEVNVHIHDVQFKSAEKNTAADDTEFALRVK, from the coding sequence ATGAGTACACTGCCGACAGAATTTGAACGTACGGAAATCGGTGAAATCCAGATCGCTCCCGAAGTGATTGAGGTGATCGCGGGCCTTGCGACCGTTGAGGTTAAAGGCGTAGCGGGCATGAGCGGCGGATTTGCCGGAGGCATTGTCGAGCTGCTGGGACGCAAGAACCTTTCAAAAGGCGTTAAGGTGGAAGTCGGACAGCGCGAGGCTGCGGTGGACGTCTCCGTGATTATCGAATATGGAACCCGTCTCCCGGAAGTGGCGGCGGAAATTCAGCGAAACGTCAAACGGTCCATCGAAACGATGACAGGCCTGACGGTAGTAGAAGTGAATGTGCATATTCACGACGTCCAGTTCAAGAGTGCGGAAAAGAACACTGCTGCCGATGATACCGAATTTGCCCTTCGTGTGAAATAA
- the accC gene encoding acetyl-CoA carboxylase biotin carboxylase subunit, giving the protein MNIQKVLIANRGEIAVRIIRACRELGISTVAVYSEPDRDSLHVRLADEAYCIGPTASKDSYLNFTNIMSVATLTECDAVHPGYGFLAENADFAEICGSCNIIFIGPSPEAITRMGDKAVAKDTMKQAGVPVIPGSDGLVDDVEEAMLLGREIGYPIIIKATAGGGGKGIRIAEDEESLVKQITAAQQEAQKAFGNAGVYLEKYLTGMKHVEIQIIADNHGNVVHLGERDCSVQRRRQKLVEEAPCSVLTPDIRQAMGEAAVRAALAVNYSGAGTLEFLLGADGQFYFMEMNTRIQVEHPVTEMVTGVDLIKEMISVAEGNPLSFTQEDIVINGWSIECRINAEDPAKNFMPSPGKIGFYLPPGGLGVRVDSAAYPGGTISPFYDSMIAKLIVWAPTRQEAIFKMKRALGEFAIEGIHTTIPFHQKLLEHPVFLDGHFDIKFLEENEI; this is encoded by the coding sequence ATGAATATACAAAAAGTGTTGATCGCCAACCGGGGGGAAATTGCCGTTCGGATTATTCGCGCCTGCCGCGAATTGGGCATTTCAACCGTTGCGGTCTATTCGGAGCCCGACCGCGATTCGCTGCATGTCCGGCTGGCCGACGAAGCTTATTGCATCGGACCGACAGCTTCCAAGGACAGCTATTTGAATTTTACGAATATTATGAGCGTCGCCACCCTGACTGAATGCGACGCCGTCCATCCAGGCTACGGCTTCCTTGCCGAGAACGCCGATTTCGCCGAGATTTGCGGTTCCTGCAATATCATATTTATCGGTCCGTCCCCTGAAGCCATCACCCGGATGGGTGACAAAGCTGTGGCGAAAGATACGATGAAGCAGGCCGGCGTTCCGGTCATTCCCGGTTCCGACGGTCTTGTGGACGATGTGGAGGAAGCGATGCTGCTTGGCAGAGAGATTGGTTACCCCATTATCATCAAGGCTACCGCCGGAGGCGGAGGCAAAGGCATCCGTATCGCCGAAGATGAGGAATCGCTGGTCAAGCAGATTACTGCCGCCCAGCAGGAAGCGCAGAAGGCATTCGGCAACGCCGGAGTCTATCTGGAGAAATACCTGACCGGCATGAAGCATGTCGAAATCCAGATTATCGCCGATAACCACGGCAACGTTGTCCATCTGGGCGAACGGGACTGTTCCGTGCAGCGCCGCCGCCAGAAGCTGGTGGAGGAGGCGCCTTGCTCTGTTCTTACGCCGGATATCCGCCAGGCTATGGGAGAAGCGGCTGTCCGCGCCGCGCTGGCCGTAAATTATTCCGGTGCGGGAACGCTTGAATTTCTGCTTGGCGCAGACGGGCAGTTTTACTTTATGGAAATGAACACCCGTATTCAGGTTGAGCATCCGGTTACCGAAATGGTAACGGGAGTGGATTTGATCAAGGAAATGATTTCGGTGGCCGAGGGCAACCCACTTTCATTCACCCAGGAGGATATCGTCATTAACGGCTGGTCGATCGAGTGCCGCATCAATGCGGAAGACCCGGCCAAGAATTTCATGCCTTCTCCGGGCAAGATCGGCTTTTACCTGCCTCCGGGCGGACTTGGCGTCCGTGTGGACAGTGCCGCGTATCCCGGCGGAACGATATCGCCTTTTTATGATTCCATGATTGCAAAGCTCATCGTCTGGGCGCCTACGCGCCAGGAAGCGATTTTCAAGATGAAGCGGGCTCTGGGCGAGTTCGCCATTGAAGGTATACATACCACAATCCCCTTCCATCAAAAATTGCTGGAGCATCCCGTATTCCTGGACGGCCATTTCGATATCAAGTTCCTTGAAGAAAATGAAATTTAG
- the spoIIIAF gene encoding stage III sporulation protein AF, with amino-acid sequence MSWLGGWLREIILIVLLATFVELLLPSKSMERYARLVLSLLILLTLLGPIVSLLKGSAASELSLALSRSDGGTSGQTGTAAAELQKILADGRRLAAGSRDQSLKLAAQQIAGQMRDQIAAETGKHGANVNVTLALTNEADATWAPAITQVVVTLPGEAGAAQGNAPGGPGSGGSTPIMVQPVEDIKVKLGEGENRPKEQDASAGRADLAVSGTDEGGGSGGADAQAVTALLEKNWSLDPGKIKVVGGGTDKL; translated from the coding sequence ATGAGCTGGCTGGGAGGATGGCTGCGGGAAATCATTTTAATCGTGCTGCTGGCGACATTCGTCGAACTTCTGCTCCCGAGCAAGTCGATGGAGCGTTATGCCAGGCTTGTGCTCAGCCTGCTGATTCTGCTGACGCTGCTCGGCCCCATCGTCTCGCTGTTGAAAGGCAGCGCGGCGTCCGAGCTCAGTCTGGCCCTCAGCCGGTCGGACGGCGGGACATCCGGGCAGACCGGGACGGCAGCTGCGGAGCTTCAAAAAATTTTGGCCGACGGGCGAAGGCTCGCCGCAGGCAGCAGGGACCAAAGCCTAAAGCTGGCCGCGCAGCAAATCGCCGGACAGATGAGAGATCAGATTGCCGCAGAGACGGGGAAGCATGGAGCGAATGTGAACGTAACGCTCGCTCTGACGAATGAGGCGGACGCTACATGGGCTCCGGCCATAACTCAGGTGGTTGTCACGCTTCCCGGTGAAGCAGGCGCCGCTCAAGGCAATGCGCCCGGTGGACCTGGCAGCGGCGGAAGCACTCCGATCATGGTTCAGCCCGTGGAGGATATCAAAGTTAAACTTGGCGAGGGAGAGAATAGGCCGAAGGAACAGGACGCAAGCGCAGGCCGGGCCGATCTGGCGGTATCCGGGACGGACGAGGGAGGCGGATCTGGCGGTGCGGACGCCCAAGCGGTAACGGCGCTGCTGGAGAAGAACTGGAGCCTTGATCCCGGCAAGATAAAAGTAGTGGGCGGCGGCACGGACAAATTATAA
- the spoIIIAG gene encoding stage III sporulation protein AG has product MGNWLKKLEQLVGGGTDNPKRNHTFRWLIILGLLGAAIMLFNSFVNVKKLDSENTGRGSPQTQNSQAAMQEETGESTSSFDGIEREMENQMKGILEQIVGVGTVDIMVTVDSTEEVVVQRNVNDSQQLSEETDANGGKRHTTTYTRDGEIVTYTQSGDETPIITKRIKPQVRGVLIVAKGAENKVVNRLIMQAVEKALNVPSYRISVVPRKQE; this is encoded by the coding sequence GTGGGCAATTGGCTGAAGAAGCTGGAGCAGCTGGTCGGCGGCGGGACGGACAATCCGAAGCGAAACCATACGTTCCGCTGGCTGATCATCCTGGGTCTCCTAGGCGCGGCGATTATGCTGTTCAATTCCTTTGTTAATGTGAAGAAGCTCGACAGTGAGAATACGGGGAGAGGATCGCCGCAAACTCAGAACTCGCAGGCGGCCATGCAGGAGGAGACGGGGGAAAGCACAAGTTCGTTTGACGGCATTGAGCGCGAAATGGAGAACCAGATGAAAGGTATTCTGGAGCAAATCGTCGGGGTCGGCACGGTGGATATTATGGTGACCGTGGATTCCACCGAGGAGGTCGTCGTCCAGCGTAATGTGAACGATTCCCAGCAGCTCAGCGAGGAGACCGACGCGAACGGCGGCAAACGCCACACGACCACGTATACGAGAGACGGCGAAATCGTCACCTACACCCAATCCGGAGACGAGACGCCGATTATTACCAAAAGAATCAAGCCTCAGGTTCGCGGTGTGCTCATTGTCGCCAAGGGAGCCGAGAACAAGGTGGTGAATAGGCTGATCATGCAGGCGGTCGAAAAAGCGCTGAACGTCCCAAGCTACCGCATTTCCGTTGTGCCGCGCAAGCAGGAATAA
- the spoIIIAC gene encoding stage III sporulation protein AC — protein MNIEVNAIFQIAGIGIIIAMIHTVLKQMGKEDIAHWVTVIGFVVVLFMVIRMLDGLLQEIKTIFLFQ, from the coding sequence ATGAATATTGAAGTCAATGCGATCTTTCAAATTGCCGGCATCGGCATCATTATCGCCATGATTCATACCGTGCTCAAGCAGATGGGCAAAGAGGATATTGCCCACTGGGTGACCGTCATCGGCTTTGTCGTCGTGCTGTTCATGGTCATCCGGATGCTGGACGGACTGCTGCAGGAAATCAAGACGATCTTTCTTTTTCAATAG
- the spoIIIAB gene encoding stage III sporulation protein SpoIIIAB, with amino-acid sequence MLKLLGAAMILLAATLAGFRRAGQYADRPRHIRGLIAALQRLETEIMYGYTPLPEAMKRIAVQSREPLRGFFAAAADSMCAPRNESAQEAVGRAMETHWKATAMKAPEQEIVRQLSCTLGTSDRSNQANHIALALQQLKQEEISAREDQAKYEKVSKSLGLLLGALIVILIF; translated from the coding sequence ATGCTTAAGCTTCTCGGCGCCGCGATGATCCTCCTCGCGGCCACGCTGGCGGGCTTCAGGCGGGCCGGCCAGTACGCAGACCGGCCCCGGCACATCCGCGGTCTAATCGCCGCGCTTCAGCGCCTGGAGACCGAGATCATGTACGGCTATACGCCGCTGCCGGAAGCGATGAAGCGGATCGCTGTCCAGTCAAGGGAGCCGCTGCGGGGCTTCTTCGCCGCAGCCGCCGATAGCATGTGCGCGCCGCGTAACGAGAGCGCGCAGGAAGCGGTGGGCCGGGCGATGGAAACGCACTGGAAGGCGACCGCGATGAAAGCGCCGGAGCAGGAAATTGTCCGGCAGCTCAGCTGCACCCTGGGCACCAGCGACCGAAGCAATCAAGCGAATCATATTGCGCTGGCGCTGCAGCAGCTGAAGCAGGAGGAGATTTCGGCCCGTGAGGACCAGGCCAAGTACGAAAAAGTGAGCAAAAGCCTGGGACTGCTGCTGGGGGCGCTCATCGTCATTTTGATCTTTTAG
- the nusB gene encoding transcription antitermination factor NusB, protein MKRRIAREIIVQSLYQMEMNEVESGEAVEMLLEEAAEENETERVISDELQLKDYVLDHVNGIWEAKPAIDDMLEHYLKGWQMSRLSRVDRQILRLAAYEMIYRNDVPAKVAVNEAIELAKHFGTEDSGKFVNGVLGKMIQDLEELKTNRSKK, encoded by the coding sequence ATGAAAAGACGTATAGCGAGAGAAATTATCGTACAAAGCCTGTATCAGATGGAAATGAACGAGGTGGAAAGCGGCGAAGCGGTGGAAATGCTGCTGGAAGAGGCGGCGGAGGAAAATGAGACCGAGCGCGTTATTTCGGACGAGCTGCAGCTAAAGGATTATGTGCTGGACCATGTGAACGGCATTTGGGAAGCTAAGCCTGCGATTGACGATATGCTGGAGCATTATTTGAAGGGCTGGCAGATGAGCCGGTTGTCCCGCGTCGACCGTCAGATTTTAAGGCTAGCCGCCTATGAAATGATTTATCGGAATGACGTTCCGGCAAAGGTTGCCGTCAATGAGGCGATTGAGCTCGCCAAGCATTTCGGCACCGAGGATTCCGGCAAATTCGTCAACGGTGTGCTGGGAAAAATGATTCAGGATCTGGAAGAACTGAAGACAAACCGTTCCAAAAAATGA
- the accB gene encoding acetyl-CoA carboxylase biotin carboxyl carrier protein, producing the protein MFKLSEIKELIELLDQTSSVHELEIESEGMKLAIRKPDRSEAAEAHVIPAAPFPYPFTPAPQPPVPQQIAGQAAVSPAAPQAETISTPAEGTLHKIVSPMVGTFYTAASPDLPQFVSVGDRVTEKSTVCIIEAMKLMNELEAEVRGEIVSVLAENGQLVEYGQPLFLVKPES; encoded by the coding sequence ATGTTCAAATTAAGTGAAATTAAGGAATTGATCGAATTGCTGGACCAGACCTCTTCCGTGCATGAACTGGAGATTGAAAGCGAAGGAATGAAGCTGGCTATCCGCAAACCGGACCGTTCCGAGGCTGCTGAAGCGCATGTAATTCCGGCAGCGCCTTTTCCTTACCCCTTTACGCCCGCTCCACAGCCGCCCGTTCCGCAGCAGATTGCCGGGCAAGCTGCCGTCAGTCCCGCCGCTCCGCAAGCGGAGACGATCTCTACTCCCGCAGAGGGAACCTTACATAAAATCGTTTCTCCGATGGTGGGAACATTCTACACCGCAGCTTCGCCGGATTTACCTCAGTTCGTAAGCGTTGGCGACCGGGTGACCGAGAAGTCGACGGTGTGCATTATCGAAGCGATGAAGCTGATGAACGAGCTGGAAGCGGAAGTCCGCGGGGAAATCGTGTCCGTACTTGCGGAGAACGGCCAGCTTGTGGAGTACGGCCAGCCCTTGTTCCTGGTGAAGCCGGAATCTTAG
- the amaP gene encoding alkaline shock response membrane anchor protein AmaP yields MAKILDRLLLFIYSLSVGTLSVIAILLLSGVLPRSLEIRNWETAYIAVIVAAVILFLLSIRFFYISIRRERTSSLSVDQRTEYGDIQISMETIENLSLKAAGRVKGIRDLRSRIRVSQAGLEIMIRGVVDGEHSLPLLTSEVQRQVHEYVQDTTGVPVADVSVYIANLAQAPSFKSRVE; encoded by the coding sequence GTGGCCAAAATTTTAGACAGACTTTTGCTGTTTATTTACAGCTTGAGCGTTGGAACATTATCTGTTATTGCCATCCTCCTGTTAAGCGGTGTTCTTCCGCGGAGTCTGGAGATCCGGAACTGGGAAACCGCTTATATCGCCGTGATTGTTGCGGCGGTGATTTTGTTCCTGCTCAGTATCCGGTTCTTCTACATCTCCATTCGCCGGGAGCGGACATCCAGTCTGTCGGTCGATCAGCGGACGGAGTACGGAGATATTCAGATTTCCATGGAAACGATTGAGAATCTCAGCCTAAAGGCGGCCGGAAGAGTCAAGGGCATCCGCGACCTGAGATCGCGTATTCGCGTCTCCCAGGCGGGACTTGAAATTATGATTCGCGGTGTAGTGGACGGCGAGCATTCGCTGCCGCTTCTGACTTCGGAAGTACAGCGGCAGGTGCATGAATATGTGCAGGATACGACGGGCGTTCCGGTTGCCGACGTGTCCGTCTATATTGCCAATCTTGCCCAGGCGCCCAGCTTCAAAAGCCGAGTGGAATAG
- the spoIIIAD gene encoding stage III sporulation protein AD, giving the protein MEIIQIVGIGLMSTVLILVLKEQKPMFAFLLAAATGILIFLFLIGRIGGVISTLQRLAESSGMETVYLKTVFKIIGIAYIAEFGAQIVRDAGQESIASKIELAGKVLIMTLAVPIIGIIIETVMKLLPA; this is encoded by the coding sequence ATGGAAATCATTCAAATCGTAGGAATCGGGCTGATGTCGACCGTCCTCATTCTTGTACTAAAAGAACAAAAGCCGATGTTCGCCTTCTTGCTAGCCGCGGCTACGGGCATACTCATCTTCCTGTTTCTGATCGGCAGAATCGGCGGCGTCATATCCACGCTTCAGCGGCTCGCGGAGTCTTCGGGCATGGAGACCGTATATCTAAAGACTGTGTTCAAAATTATCGGGATCGCCTATATCGCGGAATTCGGAGCCCAGATCGTACGCGACGCGGGCCAGGAATCGATCGCTTCCAAAATCGAACTGGCCGGGAAGGTGCTGATTATGACGCTTGCTGTGCCGATCATCGGCATCATTATTGAGACGGTCATGAAACTGCTGCCAGCGTAA
- a CDS encoding DUF2273 domain-containing protein, with product MPWREIWGSHGGRIAGVAFGLILGIIYLISGFWDMLFFALVVFIGYTLGGRKDAQAPLFPWRELLEQLSGRWRPFK from the coding sequence ATGCCTTGGAGAGAAATATGGGGAAGTCACGGAGGTAGAATTGCCGGAGTGGCCTTTGGCTTAATTCTTGGCATCATTTATTTAATTAGCGGTTTCTGGGATATGCTGTTCTTTGCACTGGTTGTGTTCATCGGATATACGCTTGGCGGCAGAAAAGACGCGCAGGCTCCACTGTTCCCGTGGCGGGAGCTGCTGGAGCAGTTGTCGGGCCGCTGGCGTCCGTTCAAGTGA
- the spoIIIAE gene encoding stage III sporulation protein AE → MEKRGIFRPPKLGAALLLLCLVLIGWSRAAAASPADEAGMTAGQIGNNPGQTETYTGQAGTSPVESGNSADQAGAAAEPAGASAVSSGAQTGQAETPIDQWVKSQVDELPKDEVERYWDQLMKDYGGFFPDGATPSLMDMLLPGGKGLSLQNVLSGLLSYMWHEVLYNGKLLVTIVMISVMSMILETLQTAFERKMVSKVAYTICFMVVLVIAVNSFNVAIGYAKDAIDRMIDFMMAMIPLLFALLASMGNIVTVSVTHPLIVFMIHTIGTLIHTMVFPLLFFSAVLHLVSSISDKYKLTQLANLLRNIGTGVLGVLLTVFLGVISVRGITSSVTDGVTLRAAKYITGNFVPVIGKMFADATDTVISASLLVKNAIGLSGVIIILFLCAFPAIKILVLAIIYNVAGAVMQPLGDTPIVSCLQTIGKSMIYVFAALAAVSLMFFLAVTIMLTAGNVTVMMR, encoded by the coding sequence ATGGAAAAGCGCGGCATATTCCGTCCTCCCAAACTTGGTGCCGCGCTGCTGCTTCTCTGTCTCGTGTTGATCGGATGGAGCCGGGCTGCCGCCGCATCGCCTGCGGACGAAGCCGGAATGACCGCAGGCCAAATCGGGAATAACCCGGGCCAAACGGAGACTTATACGGGCCAAGCCGGGACTAGTCCGGTCGAATCCGGGAATTCAGCCGATCAAGCCGGAGCAGCGGCGGAGCCGGCCGGGGCTTCAGCGGTGTCAAGCGGGGCGCAAACCGGTCAGGCAGAAACACCCATTGACCAGTGGGTAAAGAGCCAGGTGGACGAACTGCCCAAAGACGAGGTCGAGAGGTACTGGGATCAGCTGATGAAGGATTACGGCGGTTTTTTTCCGGATGGGGCCACACCTTCGCTCATGGATATGCTGCTACCGGGCGGGAAAGGGCTTAGCCTGCAAAATGTGCTGTCGGGACTCTTATCTTACATGTGGCATGAAGTGCTCTACAACGGCAAACTGCTCGTCACGATCGTCATGATCAGTGTAATGAGCATGATTCTGGAGACGCTGCAAACGGCGTTTGAGCGAAAGATGGTCAGCAAGGTGGCGTATACGATCTGCTTCATGGTGGTGCTGGTTATCGCGGTCAACAGCTTTAATGTCGCCATCGGCTATGCCAAGGACGCCATCGACCGGATGATCGACTTCATGATGGCGATGATACCGCTTCTGTTCGCTCTGCTTGCTTCTATGGGCAACATCGTAACCGTCTCGGTGACCCATCCCCTGATCGTGTTCATGATCCATACGATTGGCACCCTGATTCATACTATGGTGTTTCCGCTGCTGTTCTTCTCGGCGGTTCTGCATCTGGTCAGTTCCATCTCAGACAAATATAAGCTAACCCAGCTTGCAAATCTGCTGAGAAATATCGGCACTGGGGTGCTTGGCGTCCTGCTGACCGTCTTCCTGGGCGTTATCTCCGTCAGAGGCATTACGAGCTCGGTTACGGACGGAGTAACGCTCAGGGCGGCTAAATACATTACTGGAAATTTCGTACCCGTCATCGGCAAAATGTTCGCGGACGCCACCGATACCGTCATATCCGCTTCATTGCTGGTGAAGAATGCGATCGGTCTGTCAGGCGTAATCATCATCCTGTTCCTATGCGCGTTCCCGGCGATCAAAATCCTTGTGCTGGCTATCATTTACAACGTAGCCGGGGCCGTGATGCAGCCGCTCGGCGACACGCCGATCGTATCCTGCCTGCAGACGATCGGAAAGAGCATGATCTATGTGTTCGCCGCCTTGGCCGCCGTGTCGCTCATGTTCTTTCTGGCGGTCACCATCATGCTGACGGCCGGAAACGTCACGGTCATGATGAGATGA